Below is a window of Aquarana catesbeiana isolate 2022-GZ unplaced genomic scaffold, ASM4218655v1 unanchor228, whole genome shotgun sequence DNA.
atgtacttgtttaaagatggccatacactatgcaatctgattgtgtatttagtgagaaggctgatcactgattgcatttcatttaaaaaacgtgcacctgggaatgggtgggtggataaTGCAGGATGTGTATTAacgaggtcagctggtcaactccttcctgtgtcatgacctaaagtctggtCAGGAAGACAGACATTAcaaatggaaacgtctggaaacatggatgaggacaagaaaagtaagtgactgtagatttattggaaagctttgatatttttgcaaaaaaagtacatagatgctatattggtgcataggggagctggaattagaaaaaaaagtgtacaaaaaggtgaacttaccctttaaccaattgaataaaaaaatattattatttttaacatactgtcaccaggggAGTTGGAATTTTAAAAAAAGGCTGCAAAGGTGaacttcaaacattttttttttccttttttgtcatTTGTACTATTTTTTTCCACATTCATCAGAGTAGCTCAATGTTATGTTggcatagtaacactgtactactctggggggtggggggttatcagggattttctttttgttttacacTTAGTTTGCTGTTACAGTGAAGACCATTGTAGCTGCAAAGTTTTCACCTGTCaggaatgggttacattcatgacAGCTTTAATCTCTAATTGGCTACAACTAATCACATGTAcaaggtgctgtgattggcccaggtaccatgtgatcacgtGATTACTGGGCACCGAATACTGGGATCCACaattccgggggggggggctgttgtgcCCCTAAATAGGAGTAGGCAAAAtgatgtacatgtatgtgattttgcctgcacgGTGCCCCCCAgcagcagtatatgtactgtggttgTTCGGCAAGtagttatggccactagatggagccaaggaaatcagtgtatTAAATAAAATACAgccaatattcatcacagctgggtgaatgCTGCTCACATTCATtcaactattattattttttttttttttaaatagacctctaagtgtttgtgaaagcttacaccacaaaatgtactcagccaaggAAAGGTAATGACCcggtttttatttttctactgctatcaatggccaacacggtacaacacttcatccatgtctttggtgatctctgatctccttatgaactgtttcttacatgatgaagatcagccatggagtatatctgaggtgtatatcagggtgtgcttcttccccacatgagagctgtgatgtccagcaacattcatatagaagacatttcccacactcaagtcactaatacacctcaagggttgtgtgggatccctgatgtacaggaagacaggacttcagtgaggaacaattccctcactcaggacaggaatacggcttctcccccgtgtgagatctctgatgtctagaAAGACtggacttcaatgaaaaacatttcctgcacccagaacaggaatatggtttttctccagtgtgagatctctgatgagaGTGAAGACTGGACTTCatcgaaaaacatttcccacactcaggacaggaaaatagCTTTTCTCCCGTGTgtaatctctgatgtgtggaaaggctggacttcgctgaaaaacatttcccgcactcaagacaggaatacggcttctcccccgtgtgaaatctctgatgaTTGTAAAGAATGGACttagctgaaaaacatttcccgcactcaggacaggaatatagcttctctccagtgtgagatctctgatgtttatgAAGATTGGGCTTctgcgaaaaacatttcccacactcagcacaggaatacggcttctcccctgtgtgagatctctgatgtctgtaaagatgggacctcagggaaaaacatttcccgcactcaagacaaggatacggcttttcccccgtgtgaaacCTCTCATGTGTGACAAAAtcagatttttgtacaaaacatctcctgcactcaggacaagaaaatggcttctcccctgtgtgatatttatgatgtctggaaagactggacttccgtgaaaaacatttcccacattcagtacatgaaaatggcttctcccccgtgtgacatctctgatgtatggaaagactggacttccgtgtaaaacattttccgcactcaggacaggaatacggattCTCCCCCACGTGTGATCTTTTGTGCACATCGAGATTGGATTTTTCAgtaaaacctttcccgcactcagcacagaaATAAGGCTTCTCCcgcgtgtgcaatctctgatgtgtgtaaagactggacttgtctgaaaaaaatTTTCCACACTCAGGGCAGAAATACAgattctcccctgtgtgagatctctgatgtctgaaaAGGTGGGACTTCatcaaaaaacatttcccgcactcaggacaggaatacggcttcacccttttgtgagatcttttatgccgaTTAAGTTTTGATTTagaacggaaacacttcccgcacttaGTACAGGAAAACGTAtcatctgttggaaggacggcaccttCCCTcgcagtctgaggttcctcaggataagaggaatacgatggtccatctacactgtgtggtgccggatggacatttgaggtagtcgggttttctcctggactatactgtgtgatgtcctcatcttctactttacagtctggagacaaagtgacacaatcctctgaggttttcctcatctcccgtctatgtactaaaatagaaataaaaagattattactagacatgagcagattggttcccctaaaccaggactccgcccacatcaggcagctttgtctctgaggatcttacaatttccccctcaaggtaactaataaatgggtcctctgatctcctaccagttcatttctttattcatggaccttagtcagagagtgaggaaacaacaagaactgtcttttataggagtgacagtgatgaggggattataggacgagtgtccccaccccctctaccactcattgccatcttcccaacacaagaagtcctgcacttccttatttagtccatgatttagtcatgaataacagcggggctgagccccaccagaggtcagagagtgaggatgggggaaaacaaccaagatgaagactggactgatcctgaagaccaccatcaatgggttattgactcctccctcattatcactttctgtttaaggttccaaagtttgagaatTTTATCACATTATCACCATGTCAAAGTCTGTCCACCAATCAAATCAtcacatataaaatgtccagctggtaaaaaatgggtgtaacaaaagagaatacatattatgtttct
It encodes the following:
- the LOC141121651 gene encoding uncharacterized protein encodes the protein MEEWEYLEGHKDLYEDIMMDNQPPLTSPDVSSNGNPPERCPRPLNSRDSTQEGHTIPHHHQSGNLRDSKVEEEIKEEDDEDGVMEESEFLKEHKDLYQDTMVESSSYRNPPERCPRPQYSRDSTQEDHTIPHHHQSGNLGDDNFVVKEEYKEEDEEYGVMEEFSEGHKDMMEPPNTRNPPERCPRPLYSRDSTQEGHTIPHCYKMIFSQIFLMQSGDPIDIEFEVKAEEEERCVKDDQQSMEKDGITGTFIEEDTPTEISTVHRREMRKTSEDCVTLSPDCKVEDEDITQYSPGENPTTSNVHPAPHSVDGPSYSSYPEEPQTAREGAVLPTDDTFSCTKCGKCFRSKSKLNRHKRSHKRVKPYSCPECGKCFLMKSHLFRHQRSHTGENLYFCPECGKFFSDKSSLYTHQRLHTREKPYFCAECGKGFTEKSNLDVHKRSHVGENPYSCPECGKCFTRKSSLSIHQRCHTGEKPFSCTECGKCFSRKSSLSRHHKYHTGEKPFSCPECRRCFVQKSDFVTHERFHTGEKPYPCLECGKCFSLRSHLYRHQRSHTGEKPYSCAECGKCFSQKPNLHKHQRSHTGEKLYSCPECGKCFSAKSILYNHQRFHTGEKPYSCLECGKCFSAKSSLSTHQRLHTGEKLFSCPECGKCFSMKSSLHSHQRSHTGEKPYSCSGCRKCFSLKSSLSRHQRSHTGEKPYSCPE